A single region of the Nicotiana sylvestris chromosome 6, ASM39365v2, whole genome shotgun sequence genome encodes:
- the LOC138870858 gene encoding uncharacterized protein, which translates to MKILNIAHVPEKITVNHLEKIANKIFESNRITFSDDDFPLEGTEHNRSLYLTVKCENSVVTRVLIDNGSNTNIFPLSTLNKLKVDDKRIHKNNICVLGFDRGGKDSIGYIMLELTIGPADFTMEFQVLDVAVSYNLLLGRPWIHIAKAVPFSLHQMVKFEWDR; encoded by the coding sequence atgaagattctTAACATAGCTCATGTCCCCGAAAAAAtcacagtgaaccatttggagaagattGCCAATAAGATATTTGAGTCTAACAGGATCACATTCTCGGATGACGATTTTCCtctggagggtacagaacacaatcgCTCCCTCTATCTCACAGTGAAATGTGAAAATTCTGTGGTCACAAGGGTGTTAATTGACAATGGTTCCAATACAAACATCttccctctctctactctgaacaagttaaaaGTTGATGATAAAAGGATTCATAAGAACAACATATGCGTCCTAGGTTTTGACAGAGGGGGAAAAGACTCTATTGGCTACATCATGCtcgagttgacaataggaccagcTGACTTcactatggagttccaggtactagatgtggctgtttcttacaatttgctgttgggtaGGCCTTGGATACATATTGCCAAGGCAGTTCCGTTTTCTTtacaccagatggtgaagttcgaatgggatagataA